In the genome of Heterodontus francisci isolate sHetFra1 chromosome 15, sHetFra1.hap1, whole genome shotgun sequence, one region contains:
- the rpl36a gene encoding large ribosomal subunit protein eL42: protein MVNVPKTRRTYCKKCRKHQLHKVTQYKKGKDSLYAQGKRRYDRKQSGYGGQTKPIFRKKAKTTKKIVLRLECVDPNCRSKRMLAIKRCKHFELGGDKKRKGQVIQF from the exons ATG GTCAATGTACCAAAGACCCGAAGGACATACTGCAAGAAATGTCGCAAGCACCAGCTGCACAAGGTTACCCAGTACAAGAAGGGAAAGGATTCCTTATACGCACAGG GTAAGAGGCGTTATGACAGAAAGCAGAGTGGTTATGGTGGACAGACGAAGCCTATATTTCGAAAAAAG GCTAAGACTACTAAGAAGATTGTGCTGAGACTGGAGTGTGTGGACCCCAACTGTCGATCAAAGAGAATGCTGGCCATCAAGAGGTGCAAGCACTTTGAGCTGGGAGGAGACAAGAAGAGGAAG GGCCAAGTCATCCAGTTCTAA